A single window of Populus nigra chromosome 17, ddPopNigr1.1, whole genome shotgun sequence DNA harbors:
- the LOC133676543 gene encoding acyl-CoA--sterol O-acyltransferase 1-like — protein sequence MGGELGNFLLVWVSAVALLCYCHKIGQLTHKGTTRLLAILPVVCIFLVMPLSILSLSLRAITSFFLCWLANFKLVLFVFDQGPLSSNPPLSLPHFVAFACFPIKIQQDPTPTVSPHDQELVNVDDNQDLEKLVSVENKDTPSQKIAPKGLKSHLNYALKFFLLVIFGYIYTKEDYFHPKFILFLYVIHIYIALELILAMFGALARTCLGVELEPQFDEPYLASSLQDFWGRRWNLMVTSILHPTVYSPIRSTFSRWIARKWASLPAMIGTFLVSGLMHELIFYHIGRQKPKWEVTCFFLLHGFCLAIEIGIKREIKGAWGLPRVVAAPLVVGFVVVTAMWLFMPTVVRCKIDAEARMETIAFINFVEGVYIYLKDVFIDHNDHKF from the coding sequence ATGGGAGGTGAATTGGGCAACTTTCTCTTGGTATGGGTATCAGCTGTGGCATTGCTTTGCTACTGTCACAAGATAGGTCAGTTAACCCACAAAGGCACAACCAGGCTTCTTGCAATCTTGCCAGTCGTATGCATCTTTCTTGTCATGCCTCTCAGCATCCTTAGTCTGAGTCTTAGAGCTATTACTTCTTTCTTCCTTTGTTGGCTTGCCAACTTCAAGCTCGTTCTCTTTGTCTTCGATCAAGGCCCTCTGTCATCCAACCCGCCCCTCTCCTTGCCACATTTCGTTGCCTTCGCTTGCTTTCCTATCAAGATTCAACAAGACCCTACACCAACAGTATCACCTCATGATCAAGAGCTTGTAAATGTTGATGATAATCAAGATCTTGAGAAGCTCGTGAGTGttgaaaacaaagacaccccATCTCAAAAAATCGCCCCAAAAGGCCTTAAATCTCATCTAAACTACGCCTTGAAGTTTTTCCTACTAGTCATATTTGGTTACATCTATACCAAGGAAGACtatttccatccaaaatttatATTGTTCCTCTATGTTATCCACATTTATATTGCTCTAGAATTAATCTTGGCCATGTTTGGAGCCCTAGCTCGAACCTGTCTCGGTGTAGAACTCGAGCCACAATTTGATGAGCCATACCTCGCCAGCTCTTTGCAAGACTTCTGGGGTAGGAGATGGAACCTAATGGTCACTAGCATCCTGCATCCAACTGTATACAGTCCAATCCGGTCAACTTTTAGCCGTTGGATTGCAAGAAAGTGGGCTTCATTACCAGCTATGATTGGTACATTTTTGGTCTCTGGTCTCATGCACGAGCTGATTTTCTACCACATTGGACGCCAAAAGCCGAAGTGGGAGGTCACATGCTTCTTTCTCTTGCATGGTTTTTGCTTGGCTATTGAAATAGGCATCAAGAGAGAAATAAAGGGTGCATGGGGGTTGCCTAGAGTGGTGGCAGCGCCGCTTGTGGTGGGGTTTGTGGTGGTTACTGCCATGTGGTTGTTCATGCCCACCGTGGTTCGTTGCAAGATTGATGCCGAGGCACGGATGGAGACTAttgctttcattaattttgTGGAAGGTGTTTATATCTACTTGAAAGATGTTTTCATAGATCATAATGATCATAAATTTTAG
- the LOC133677000 gene encoding mannan endo-1,4-beta-mannosidase 6-like, producing the protein MHCRIPHADSEAKTSYLSHWVDSHISDGDIALRKPVLFTEVGSSRHVDENGVFDRDVLLKTVYDKIYESAKKRRAGAGAGAFIWQLLVEGVDGYSDDFSFVPQDYPSTYKLIKQQSCRLQSISAKDKESLNRMILASISCK; encoded by the coding sequence ATGCATTGTAGGATCCCACATGCTGATTCGGAAGCGAAAACGAGTTATCTTTCTCATTGGGTGGATTCTCATATAAGTGACGGAGACATTGCGCTGAGGAAACCAGTTCTTTTCACAGAAGTCGGCTCAAGTCGGCACGTGGATGAGAATGGAGTGTTTGACAGAGATGTTTTGTTGAAAACAGTGTATGATAAAATTTATGAATCCGCAAAGAAGAGGCGggctggtgctggtgctggtgccTTTATCTGGCAGTTACTAGTTGAAGGCGTGGATGGATACAGTGATGATTTTTCTTTCGTGCCCCAAGATTATCCTTCCACCTATAAACTGATAAAACAACAATCATGTAGGCTGCAAAGTATTTCTGCAAAAGACAAAGAAAGCCTCAACAGAATGATCCTTGCTTCGATCAGTTGTAAATGA
- the LOC133676514 gene encoding acyl-CoA--sterol O-acyltransferase 1-like, producing the protein MEDGEMDNMMKVWLSIFASLTYCYIIGKMIPKGVTRLLCVLPIVCLFLVLPLELTSIHFGGMTAFFVAWLANFKLLLFAFGKGPLCLDPEISFGRFVSVACFPIKILQIPPQKPNLNGHSHENQAQKSHLNGQDRQKLISRKGPHKSFLNYATKGLLLAMLVATYDYSDYIHPKIMWLLYCLHIYFFLEIFLAMFASVVRTLSGLELEPQFNDPYLSTSLQDFWGRRWNLMVTSILRPIAYDPILYTCKNFIGRRLAQGIAILGTFLVSALMHELIFYYLGRVKPTWEITWFFLLHGVCLPVEIALKRAVNGRWQFPRPMQTILTVGFVIATGFWLFFPPFLACKAGVRAIEEYAAVREYLKEAGHAYFPWIFQQI; encoded by the coding sequence atggAAGATGGGGAGATGGACAACATGATGAAGGTATGGCTCTCAATCTTTGCATCTCTAACTTACTGCTATATCATAGGAAAGATGATCCCAAAAGGTGTTACAAGACTTCTCTGTGTGCTACCAATTGTTTGTCTATTTCTTGTTCTTCCTCTAGAACTCACCTCTATTCATTTTGGAGGCATGACAGCTTTCTTCGTTGCTTGGCTTGCAAATTTCAAGCTCTTGCTTTTTGCATTTGGCAAAGGCCCTTTGTGTTTAGACCCAGAAATCTCTTTTGGTCGTTTTGTTTCTGTTGCTTGTTTTCCCATCAAAATCCTACAAATCCCACCTCAAAAACCGAATCTAAATGGCCATAGCCATGAAAACCAAGCTCAAAAATCACATCTAAATGGCCAAGATAGGCAAAAATTAATCTCTAGAAAGGGCCCTCATAAATCATTCCTAAATTATGCAACCAAAGGTCTTCTTTTGGCAATGTTGGTGGCTACATATGACTATAGTGATTATATCCATCCAAAAATCATGTGGCTCTTGTATTGTctccacatatatttttttcttgaaatattcctAGCCATGTTTGCATCGGTGGTTCGAACCCTTTCAGGGCTTGAGCTAGAGCCACAATTCAATGACCCTTATCTCTCGACTTCACTTCAAGACTTTTGGGGGAGAAGATGGAACCTCATGGTAACAAGCATCCTACGCCCGATTGCGTACGATCCCATCCTCTACACGTGTAAGAACTTCATTGGTCGCAGGTTGGCCCAGGGCATAGCAATTTTGGGTACCTTTCTAGTGTCTGCGCTCATGCATGAGCTCATTTTCTACTACCTAGGACGCGTGAAGCCCACGTGGGAGATCACTTGGTTCTTTTTGCTACATGGAGTGTGTTTACCGGTCGAGATTGCTTTGAAAAGGGCTGTTAACGGCAGGTGGCAGTTTCCCAGGCCAATGCAAACTATATTGACCGTTGGATTTGTGATAGCTACCGGCTTTTGGCTGTTTTTTCCACCATTTCTTGCGTGTAAAGCAGGTGTTAGGGCAATTGAGGAGTACGCGGCTGTACGCGAGTATTTGAAGGAAGCTGGCCATGCATATTTTCCTTGGATTTTTCAACAAATCTAA
- the LOC133677326 gene encoding anthocyanidin 3-O-glucosyltransferase 2-like produces the protein MAPAQTTTPKNALVFVPAPGIGHLVSVMEFAKRLLERDDSFSITMLLMSPPFAHDVTTYVEKLNASHPEFQFLGLPSVAPPPLEDVLACPEHFVSVFIADHKNHVKDMIVNHVLSNKSVKLAGLVLDLFCTAFVDVAKDLGVPSYIFFASGAAFLGSMLYLPDRFDKGGVTYKPTDPDSIIPSYINPVPSRVLPSLLFHDGGYSTFVSHARKFKEAKGIIVNTFAELESHAVNYLNGEADVPHVYTVGPVVDHKGNSPVADGNQREEIMNWLDAQPQKSVVFLCFGSQGSFGVPQLKEIALGLEQSGQRFLWSIRRPPSQESLNPGEVNDFSELLPEGFLGRTKDVGFICGWAPQVEVLAHKATGAFVSHCGWNSILESTWYGVPVVTWPLYGEQQINAFQLVKDAGVAIEMKMDYRKDGGEVVKADQVAKAVKDVIEGASDVKSKVKAMSETGRKALLEGGSSYVAFETLVGVLSGNKA, from the coding sequence ATGGCACCCGCTCAAACCACCACACCCAAGAATGCACTGGTCTTCGTCCCAGCACCAGGAATTGGTCATCTTGTATCAGTCATGGAGTTTGCAAAACGTTTGCTTGAAAGAGATGACAGTTTCTCCATCACAATGCTTCTTATGTCCCCACCATTTGCACATGATGTTACAACCTATGTTGAGAAACTTAATGCATCTCACCCAGAATTTCAATTCCTTGGTCTGCCTTCTGTAGCCCCACCACCCCTGGAAGATGTTCTTGCTTGTCCTGAACATTTTGTGTCAGTTTTCATCGCTGATCATAAGAACCATGTTAAGGATATGATTGTCAACCATGTTTTGTCCAACAAGTCAGTTAAACTTGCTGGTTtggttcttgatttgttttgtaCTGCCTTTGTTGATGTTGCCAAAGACCTTGGTGTCccttcttatattttctttgctTCTGGTGCTGCTTTTCTTGGTTCCATGCTTTACCTCCCTGATAGATTTGACAAGGGAGGAGTCACCTACAAACCAACCGATCCTGACTCTATTATCCCTAGTTACATCAACCCAGTTCCCTCCAGGGTGTTGCCAAGTTTGTTGTTCCATGATGGTGGGTATTCAACTTTCGTAAGCCATGCTAGGAAATTCAAGGAGGCAAAGGGTATCATTGTCAATACATTTGCAGAGCTAGAATCCCACGCTGTTAACTATCTTAATGGCGAGGCAGATGTACCCCATGTTTACACTGTGGGGCCAGTGGTTGATCACAAGGGCAACAGTCCAGTAGCTGATGGGAACCAACGTGAAGAGATCATGAACTGGCTCGACGCTCAGCCACAGAAATCAGTGGTGTTTCTGTGCTTTGGAAGTCAAGGGAGCTTCGGTGTGCCTCAATTGAAAGAGATTGCACTTGGGCTTGAGCAAAGTGGCCAAAGGTTCTTGTGGTCTATTAGGAGACCACCTTCTCAAGAATCTTTGAACCCCGGTGAAGTTAATGATTTTAGTGAGCTTTTGCCCGAAGGGTTTCTGGGCAGGACAAAAGATGTAGGGTTTATTTGTGGGTGGGCTCCTCAAGTTGAAGTCTTAGCCCATAAAGCCACAGGTGCGTTTGTGTCCCATTGTGGATGGAACTCAATTTTGGAGAGTACTTGGTATGGTGTGCCTGTTGTAACATGGCCCTTGTATGGTGAGCAACAAATCAATGCATTCCAGTTGGTAAAGGACGCAGGAGTGgcaattgaaatgaaaatggaTTACAGGAAGGATGGCGGTGAGGTTGTGAAGGCAGACCAAGTAGCAAAAGCAGTGAAGGATGTGATTGAAGGTGCTAGTGACGTGAAAAGCAAGGTTAAAGCAATGAGTGAAACTGGCAGGAAAGCACTGTTGGAGGGTGGATCTTCATATGTGGCATTTGAAACCTTGGTTGGTGTTTTGTCAGGAAACAAGGCTTGA